CCGGATCGCCCAGAAGGCGCCCCAGGGGAAGACCCGCTCGCGCGCCTGCGGACAGACGATGCGGCGCAGGCGCGAATGGGCGCCGTCGCATACCAGAATGAGATCGAACGGCGCTGTGGTCTCGCCGTCCGCCAGCCTGAGGCAGGGCGTGTCGGTGTCCGGCGCTGCGATATCGACGATGTCCGCGCCCGTGCGCCAGTGCGCGCCTGCGTCCCGGGCGGCGTCCAGCAGAAGGTTGAACAGGCTGGCGCGGTGAATGCCGACGCCATAATCGCCTTTGCGCGCATCGCTGTATCGCAGGTCCAGCACGGCGCGTCCGCGCATGTTACGCCCGATCAGGCGGCTGATCCGCGCCCCGCGCGCCACGGCCTCGCCACATAGATCCAAGGTATCCAGCGCCATCAGCCCGCTGGGCTGGAGGAGGAGCCCCGCGCCCACAGGACGGGGCTCAGCGAAGCGATCGAAGATGGTGACCTGATGCCCGGCGCGGGCGAGATGGGCGGCGCTGGCGAGCCCGGCTATGCCGCTGCCGACCACCGCCGCGCGCATAGCCCTACTCCGCCGCCAGCACGTCGGCGCGCGTGTGGTCGAGCACCGGCTCGAACAGGTTCTCGCGCAGGAAGGCCACCGCGTCCACCGACACGCCATCGCCCGCCAAATGCAGCGCCGCGTTGTCGCGCGCGGGCAGGCGGTAATCCTCGGGCAGGCCCATCAGACGGGCGTATTCGCGCGCGGTCATGGGACGGGTGCGCACCTTGCCGTTTTTGACCCACACCACGAACTGGCGCGACGACCCGCCGCCGGGCGTGCGCAGACAGCCCGCCAGCCCGTCAAAGCGCACTTCGGCGCGCTGCACCTTCACGCCATTTTCCACCCGCATGCGCCGGTACAGCGCGCCCGCCGCGGGGCCCGGGCCCTTGCGCGCTTCCGCCAGACGCGCCCGCGACGGCGCGCTCATCATGGCGATCAGACGGCGCGTCTCTTCCGGGCTGTGCCACGGCGTAGCGCGCGCAGGCTCCAGCACATCAATCAGCGCCGCATTGGGGCGCGGCGGCACGGGCAAGGCCCACCACACCCAGCTGGCTTTCAGATGCTCCGGCAGGCGCGCCGCCGCCCGGCGCACCGCGCCGGTCAGGAAGGGAGAGAGGTGATCTGGCTCGCTCGCCAGCGCCAGATCAGACGGGATGGGTATGTCCTTGCGCAGCGCCAGTACGAACAGGCGCGGGCGCGATTGCGGGGTGAACCAGCGCGCATCAATCTCGACCGCCCCGAAGCGGTATCCGCCCGCATCCAGCGCCTCGCACAGCGCCGTAAAATCCGCCCCGCCCGAACAGGTCAAAAGCCCCGGCACATTCTCCAGCCCGATCAGGCGCGGCGCCCGGCCCTCGCCCTGCAGCGCCTCCATCAGGCGCCAGAAGCTGTAGAACACGCCCGAGCGCGCCGCCTTCAGCCCGCCGCGCGGGCCGGCCAGCGACAAATCCTGACAGGGAAAGCTCGCCCAGGCCAGATCGGCGGAGCCTGGCAATTCGTCCGGCGCCACATCGCCCACATCGCCGGGGCGCAAAACGTCCGCGCCGAAATTAGCCTGATAGGCCGCGAGCTTGGCCGGATCGATATCATTGGCGAAATGACACCGCCAATGACGCCCCAGCCCCAGCCGCGCCATCCCGCCGCCGCAGAAGAACTCGTAAAACCGGTATCGGGAATCAGCGGCCATGGCGCCAGCATAGCGCGTTACCGCCCTGCGCGAAGCGCGGCGGGGCGCCGCTGCGGCGTTTTGGTCGTTTGCCTTGACCCTAGTTGGAATCCGACCCCAGCTGACGCGAACGCCGTGCAGCCGCGGCCACCGCGTTGCGCACCAGGCCCGGCAGGCCGGACCCGCCCATCAGGGCGTCGAGGCCGGCCTGGGTGGTGCCGCCGGGCGAGGTCACCGTGCGGCGCAGCTCGCTGGCGTCGC
The window above is part of the Hyphomonadaceae bacterium ML37 genome. Proteins encoded here:
- a CDS encoding DNA cytosine methyltransferase codes for the protein MAADSRYRFYEFFCGGGMARLGLGRHWRCHFANDIDPAKLAAYQANFGADVLRPGDVGDVAPDELPGSADLAWASFPCQDLSLAGPRGGLKAARSGVFYSFWRLMEALQGEGRAPRLIGLENVPGLLTCSGGADFTALCEALDAGGYRFGAVEIDARWFTPQSRPRLFVLALRKDIPIPSDLALASEPDHLSPFLTGAVRRAAARLPEHLKASWVWWALPVPPRPNAALIDVLEPARATPWHSPEETRRLIAMMSAPSRARLAEARKGPGPAAGALYRRMRVENGVKVQRAEVRFDGLAGCLRTPGGGSSRQFVVWVKNGKVRTRPMTAREYARLMGLPEDYRLPARDNAALHLAGDGVSVDAVAFLRENLFEPVLDHTRADVLAAE